From one Pedobacter faecalis genomic stretch:
- a CDS encoding CheR family methyltransferase, which yields MNNHPETITYAQLSALIQLVKNLHGFDFSGYAAASLKRRVSRIMELQRLSYADLQSALVNNENYFESFLIQITVNVTEMFRDPSFYNSLSANVVPYLSSYQRIKVWNAGCSSGEELYSFAILFDEAGLYDRSFFYGTDINAHVLKQAKSGIYDLAKMKLYSENYLKTNPKKSLSDYYTARYDAATINQYLKKNLLFSVHNLVTDGIFNEFQLISCRNVLIYFNTELQKRVINLLYDSLANFGFLCLGPKESLRDTEAQKFKIIDKKNNIYQKIV from the coding sequence ATGAATAATCATCCAGAAACCATTACCTACGCCCAGCTTTCCGCGCTGATTCAACTCGTCAAAAACTTACACGGGTTCGACTTTAGCGGTTACGCGGCTGCATCATTAAAGCGCCGGGTCAGCCGGATCATGGAGCTCCAGCGACTGAGCTATGCTGACCTGCAGAGTGCACTCGTCAATAACGAAAACTATTTCGAGTCCTTCCTCATCCAGATTACAGTCAACGTCACTGAAATGTTCAGAGATCCCAGCTTTTACAATTCCTTGTCCGCGAACGTTGTACCATACCTAAGCTCCTATCAAAGGATTAAAGTCTGGAATGCCGGTTGCTCATCGGGTGAAGAGCTTTATTCATTTGCAATCCTTTTTGATGAAGCAGGCCTCTATGATCGATCTTTCTTCTATGGTACCGATATTAATGCGCACGTGCTAAAACAAGCAAAGTCGGGCATATACGACCTTGCTAAAATGAAACTTTATTCAGAAAACTACCTTAAAACCAATCCAAAAAAGTCATTGTCCGATTATTACACCGCCAGGTACGATGCCGCGACGATTAATCAGTATCTCAAAAAAAACCTCCTCTTCTCCGTACATAACCTCGTTACAGACGGCATTTTTAACGAATTTCAGTTAATCTCATGTCGAAATGTCCTCATATATTTCAACACCGAACTCCAAAAAAGAGTAATTAACCTACTTTACGACAGTTTAGCTAATTTTGGTTTTTTGTGTTTAGGTCCGAAAGAAAGCTTACGGGATACAGAGGCGCAAAAATTTAAGATAATCGACAAAAAGAATAACATCTATCAGAAAATAGTCTAG
- a CDS encoding response regulator yields the protein MEKINILIIDDRPENLITLEALLERNDINLISTTNPNEALRLSWEMDIAIALVDVQMPEMDGFELVEILKSNPRTKDILVIFVTAISKETKYAVKGLNTGAVDYLYKPLDPYITSAKVDSFIQMVRYQRDLKRTNKDLETYQKELILAKEQAEQGKRIKENFLANMSHEIRTPINGIIGIAQLLSKTELSPEQREMMNLLEVSSSSLLGVINDILDLSKMEAGKFKINRTEVNLVDMCDNVVNLLSIKAKEKDVDLIKKYSPQLPKYVLADSLRLTQILMNLIGNAIKFTTDGSVTLAIDVLDLKGNTANIKFSVIDTGIGIAKENIDKIFEIFEQADEQTTAKFGGTGLGLSIVKNLAKLKGGTLEVSSEENRGSTFSFTNRYEILKEIKASPSAEEKFSSFADLKVLVAEDNPINKFLIVKILKDWGIKPDVVENGQDALDHIKAHAYDIVLMDTYMPVMNGLKAIRLVRAGYAPGKEQVPIVTFSAAAMDEDRKTAIDAGANAVISKPFELKALHDTLSRLTTG from the coding sequence ATGGAAAAGATCAACATACTCATTATTGATGACCGACCGGAAAACCTTATTACGCTGGAAGCGCTTCTGGAAAGGAACGACATCAATTTGATAAGTACAACGAATCCTAATGAAGCTCTACGTCTTTCCTGGGAAATGGATATTGCGATCGCCCTGGTTGATGTTCAAATGCCTGAAATGGATGGATTTGAACTTGTAGAAATTCTGAAAAGCAATCCGCGCACAAAAGACATACTGGTCATTTTCGTAACAGCCATATCTAAGGAAACCAAATATGCAGTTAAAGGCCTAAACACCGGGGCGGTCGACTATCTTTATAAACCGCTTGACCCGTACATCACCTCCGCAAAAGTGGATTCATTCATACAAATGGTGCGTTACCAGCGCGATCTTAAGCGAACAAACAAAGACCTTGAGACCTATCAGAAAGAACTGATCCTGGCGAAAGAACAGGCTGAGCAGGGGAAGCGCATCAAGGAAAATTTCCTCGCAAACATGAGTCATGAAATCCGCACACCCATTAACGGAATCATTGGCATTGCACAATTGTTGAGTAAAACGGAACTCAGCCCGGAGCAGCGTGAAATGATGAACCTGCTGGAGGTTTCATCCAGTTCGCTCCTTGGCGTCATTAACGATATCCTGGACCTTTCTAAAATGGAAGCAGGCAAATTTAAAATCAACCGGACCGAAGTCAACCTGGTCGACATGTGCGACAACGTGGTCAACCTCCTTAGCATAAAAGCGAAAGAGAAAGATGTAGACCTTATTAAAAAGTACAGTCCGCAACTCCCCAAATATGTGTTGGCCGACTCCCTCAGGCTCACGCAGATTCTGATGAACCTGATTGGTAACGCCATAAAATTCACCACAGACGGCAGTGTAACGCTCGCCATAGACGTACTAGACCTTAAAGGCAATACCGCAAACATCAAATTTTCCGTTATCGATACCGGTATAGGTATTGCGAAAGAGAACATCGATAAGATATTTGAAATATTTGAACAGGCAGATGAACAGACTACAGCCAAGTTCGGAGGCACAGGCCTTGGCTTGTCCATCGTCAAGAACCTTGCGAAGCTAAAAGGCGGGACACTTGAAGTAAGCAGCGAGGAAAATAGGGGAAGCACCTTCTCCTTCACAAACCGCTATGAAATCCTTAAGGAGATCAAAGCAAGTCCGTCAGCAGAAGAAAAATTCAGCTCGTTTGCAGACCTCAAAGTGCTGGTAGCAGAAGACAATCCGATCAACAAATTCCTCATCGTTAAGATTCTGAAGGACTGGGGCATCAAACCGGACGTCGTTGAAAATGGCCAGGATGCTCTTGACCACATCAAAGCTCATGCGTACGATATCGTCCTTATGGATACTTATATGCCAGTCATGAACGGTCTGAAGGCAATCAGATTAGTCCGGGCAGGCTATGCTCCGGGAAAAGAGCAGGTGCCTATCGTGACCTTTTCTGCGGCAGCAATGGATGAGGACAGGAAAACCGCCATTGATGCCGGAGCGAATGCAGTCATCAGTAAGCCCTTCGAACTGAAAGCTCTGCATGACACCTTAAGCAGGCTTACTACTGGTTAA
- the pth gene encoding aminoacyl-tRNA hydrolase → MKYLIVGLGNIGPEYAHTRHNIGFDIADELVKQLGGTFSNLRLAYYSEVSFKGRKLYVIKPTTYMNLSGKAVNYWMNELRITLENVLVVVDDLALPLGKLRLKLQGSSAGHNGLKSIEGLCGGQEYPRLRFGIGDNFAKGRQVDYVLAPFDKDEQPELPALIAKSTELIKSFVTIGPAQTMTAFNQ, encoded by the coding sequence ATGAAATATTTGATAGTTGGACTTGGAAATATTGGGCCGGAATACGCCCATACGCGACATAATATCGGCTTTGATATCGCTGACGAATTGGTGAAACAGTTGGGCGGCACTTTTTCAAATCTGAGACTTGCATATTACTCGGAAGTGTCTTTCAAGGGTAGGAAGCTGTATGTGATTAAGCCTACAACCTATATGAATTTGAGTGGCAAGGCGGTGAATTACTGGATGAACGAACTGCGGATCACTCTGGAAAATGTGCTGGTTGTAGTGGATGATCTGGCTTTGCCGCTGGGTAAACTGCGGTTGAAACTTCAGGGCAGCAGTGCCGGCCATAACGGTCTTAAAAGCATTGAAGGTTTATGTGGCGGACAGGAATATCCAAGACTGCGGTTTGGGATTGGCGATAACTTTGCAAAGGGCAGGCAGGTTGACTACGTGCTGGCACCATTCGATAAGGATGAGCAACCCGAGCTACCAGCTTTAATAGCCAAAAGCACAGAGCTGATCAAGAGTTTTGTAACCATAGGGCCGGCGCAAACGATGACGGCGTTTAACCAGTAG
- a CDS encoding 50S ribosomal protein L25/general stress protein Ctc — protein MKTIAISGSPRENVGKRDAKELRYEGKVPAVLYGGKEQKHFAVVITELKEAIYTPEANFVEIDLGGEKIKAVIKELQFHPLTDVLLHVDFLQLFDEKAITMEIPVKLTGTSPGVKMGGKLVQKLRKLRVKALPKDMPQAVEVSIAKLEVGNLFRVRDLEKGNYTVTNTPEDTIVSVGMSRALKQAEQEAKKK, from the coding sequence ATGAAAACAATCGCAATTAGCGGTTCTCCAAGAGAGAACGTAGGGAAACGCGATGCTAAAGAGCTTCGCTATGAAGGCAAGGTTCCTGCAGTATTGTATGGTGGTAAAGAGCAAAAGCACTTTGCTGTAGTGATCACTGAACTTAAAGAAGCTATCTATACCCCCGAGGCAAACTTTGTAGAAATTGATCTGGGTGGTGAAAAAATTAAAGCGGTAATTAAGGAATTGCAGTTCCACCCGCTTACTGACGTGCTTCTGCACGTGGATTTCCTGCAACTGTTTGACGAGAAGGCAATCACAATGGAAATTCCTGTGAAATTGACCGGAACTTCCCCAGGTGTAAAAATGGGTGGTAAACTGGTACAGAAATTACGTAAGCTTCGTGTAAAAGCTTTGCCTAAAGACATGCCACAGGCTGTTGAAGTAAGCATTGCTAAATTGGAAGTTGGTAACCTGTTCCGTGTACGTGATCTGGAAAAAGGTAACTACACCGTGACTAACACACCTGAAGATACCATCGTTTCTGTAGGTATGTCTAGAGCATTGAAACAAGCAGAGCAGGAAGCTAAAAAGAAATAA
- a CDS encoding ribose-phosphate pyrophosphokinase translates to MPLQFNPVKLFAGSGTKDLAHKIAESYGKPLGSVTLSKFSDGEFQPSYDESVRGCDVFLIQSTYQPSDNLMELLLLVDAAKRASAHYITAVVPYYGLARQDRKDKPRVAIGAKLVANLLKSAGIHRIMTMDLHAAQIQGFFDIPVDHLDGSVIFVPYIKSLGLENLVIASPDMGGSYRARTFAKFFNAEVVICDKRRKRANEIESMSIIGDVTGMDVVLIDDICDTAGTLAKAAGLIMEKGAKSVRAVCTHPVLSGKAYETVENSALTELIVTDTIPLKQESSKIRVLSTASLFARAIANVNEHESISNLFRV, encoded by the coding sequence ATGCCTTTGCAGTTTAACCCAGTTAAGCTTTTTGCCGGAAGTGGTACAAAAGATTTAGCGCACAAAATTGCCGAAAGTTACGGTAAACCTCTGGGTAGCGTAACATTAAGTAAATTCAGTGATGGCGAATTCCAACCATCATACGATGAAAGTGTACGTGGGTGTGATGTATTCCTGATCCAATCAACTTATCAGCCTTCAGATAATTTAATGGAGCTTTTGCTGCTGGTTGACGCGGCAAAGAGGGCTTCTGCACATTATATTACGGCTGTTGTTCCGTATTATGGTTTGGCCAGACAGGACAGGAAAGATAAGCCGAGGGTAGCTATAGGCGCCAAACTGGTGGCCAACCTGCTGAAGTCGGCCGGGATCCACAGGATTATGACGATGGACTTGCATGCGGCGCAGATACAGGGCTTTTTTGATATTCCCGTAGATCACCTTGACGGGTCGGTAATTTTTGTTCCTTACATCAAAAGCTTGGGTCTGGAGAATCTGGTTATTGCGTCGCCCGACATGGGTGGGTCTTACCGGGCACGTACTTTTGCCAAGTTTTTTAACGCCGAGGTGGTGATCTGCGACAAGCGCCGCAAGCGTGCCAACGAAATTGAATCAATGTCGATCATCGGGGATGTGACCGGAATGGACGTGGTGCTTATTGATGACATTTGTGATACTGCGGGTACGCTGGCGAAGGCAGCCGGGCTGATCATGGAAAAGGGAGCGAAAAGTGTACGTGCGGTGTGTACGCATCCGGTATTGTCGGGTAAGGCTTATGAGACTGTTGAGAATTCGGCCCTTACGGAATTGATCGTGACGGACACCATTCCTTTGAAACAAGAGAGTTCAAAAATCAGGGTGCTGAGTACGGCTTCCTTGTTTGCAAGGGCGATTGCCAATGTGAACGAGCATGAGTCGATCAGTAATCTGTTTAGAGTTTAG
- the ahcY gene encoding adenosylhomocysteinase gives MSSVETTYVPYKVKDISLAEWGRKEIELAEAEMPGLMSLREEFGPSKPLKGARIAGCLHMTIQTAVLIETLVELGAEVTWSSCNIFSTQDHAAAAIAAAGIQVYAWKGLDEASFDWCIEQTLHFGPERQPLNMILDDGGDLTNMVFDRYPELIAGIKGLSEETTTGVHRLYERMKNGTLHLPAINVNDSVTKSKFDNKYGCRESLVDAIRRATDVMMAGKVAVVAGYGDVGKGSAESLSSQGVRVIVSEIDPICALQAAMEGYQVQKFANAVKEADIIVTTTGNCDIVRGEHFKTMKDKAIVCNIGHFDNEIDVAWLNKNYGDTKVEIKPQVDKYTIDGKDIILLAEGRLVNLGCATGHPSFVMSNSFTNQTLAQLELWTNSDKYENKVYVLPKLLDEKVARLHLAKIGAELDTLDPHQAEYIGVAVEGPFKPEAYRY, from the coding sequence ATGTCATCAGTAGAGACAACTTACGTTCCTTACAAAGTTAAGGACATTTCACTGGCAGAATGGGGCCGAAAAGAGATCGAACTGGCAGAGGCAGAAATGCCCGGCCTGATGTCGTTACGTGAAGAATTCGGGCCATCAAAACCTTTAAAAGGCGCACGCATCGCCGGATGCTTACACATGACCATCCAGACCGCGGTACTGATTGAAACACTAGTTGAACTGGGTGCTGAAGTAACCTGGTCATCATGCAATATATTCTCTACCCAAGATCATGCGGCCGCTGCTATTGCTGCAGCAGGAATCCAGGTCTATGCCTGGAAAGGCCTCGACGAAGCAAGTTTCGACTGGTGTATTGAACAAACATTACACTTTGGCCCTGAACGCCAACCCCTGAACATGATACTCGACGACGGCGGCGATTTAACAAACATGGTATTCGACAGATACCCTGAACTGATCGCTGGGATCAAAGGACTGTCGGAAGAAACCACCACCGGCGTACACCGTTTATACGAGCGCATGAAGAACGGCACGCTGCACCTTCCTGCTATCAACGTAAACGACTCTGTAACCAAATCAAAGTTTGACAACAAATATGGTTGCCGGGAATCACTGGTCGACGCAATCCGTCGTGCAACTGACGTCATGATGGCAGGCAAAGTTGCTGTTGTTGCGGGGTATGGCGACGTAGGTAAAGGTTCTGCTGAATCATTGAGCTCACAGGGCGTACGCGTTATCGTATCTGAGATCGACCCGATCTGCGCGCTACAGGCAGCTATGGAAGGCTATCAGGTTCAAAAGTTCGCCAATGCGGTTAAAGAGGCCGACATCATCGTGACCACTACCGGAAACTGCGATATCGTTCGCGGCGAACATTTCAAAACCATGAAAGACAAAGCCATCGTTTGTAACATAGGTCACTTCGATAACGAGATTGACGTAGCCTGGCTTAATAAAAACTATGGCGACACCAAGGTGGAAATTAAGCCGCAGGTCGACAAATATACCATCGACGGGAAAGACATCATTTTGCTGGCAGAAGGTCGCCTCGTGAACCTGGGTTGCGCCACCGGCCACCCAAGCTTTGTTATGTCAAATTCGTTCACCAATCAGACACTTGCACAGTTGGAATTGTGGACCAACTCCGACAAATACGAAAACAAGGTATATGTGCTACCTAAACTTCTCGATGAGAAAGTAGCACGTCTGCACCTGGCTAAAATCGGCGCTGAATTAGATACGCTTGATCCACATCAGGCAGAATATATCGGCGTAGCAGTCGAAGGCCCTTTCAAGCCTGAAGCTTACAGATACTAA
- a CDS encoding pyridoxine 5'-phosphate synthase, whose protein sequence is MTKLSVNINKIATLRNSRGGNNPDLLKVALDCERFGAEGITVHPRPDERHIRYQDVYDLKAAIVTEFNIEGNCSEQKFVDLVLANKPAQVTLVPDAEGQITSNHGWDTVKHRDYLKEMVAVFQAAGIRVSIFVDPVVEMIEGAAVTGSERIELYTEAYAHNYYNNREKAILPYIAAAHKASELGLGINAGHDLDLHNLKYFAASIPGLLEVSIGHALISDALYLGLENTIQQYLRQLKP, encoded by the coding sequence ATGACAAAACTATCCGTAAACATCAACAAGATCGCCACGCTGCGCAACAGTCGCGGAGGCAACAATCCGGATCTGCTCAAGGTGGCGCTCGACTGTGAACGCTTCGGTGCCGAGGGCATCACGGTACATCCCCGCCCCGACGAGCGGCACATTCGCTACCAGGATGTGTACGACTTAAAAGCTGCCATTGTAACGGAGTTCAATATTGAAGGCAACTGCAGCGAGCAGAAGTTTGTAGACCTAGTACTGGCCAACAAACCAGCACAGGTAACGCTTGTTCCCGATGCAGAGGGCCAGATTACTTCCAATCATGGATGGGACACGGTAAAGCACAGGGATTATCTGAAAGAAATGGTTGCAGTCTTTCAAGCTGCCGGTATCAGGGTTTCCATTTTTGTTGATCCGGTAGTGGAAATGATAGAAGGCGCGGCAGTAACCGGGTCCGAACGTATTGAATTATACACCGAAGCCTACGCACACAATTACTACAACAACAGGGAGAAAGCCATACTACCTTACATCGCTGCTGCACATAAGGCCAGCGAACTCGGACTTGGCATTAATGCCGGGCATGATCTCGACCTGCACAACCTAAAGTATTTTGCTGCCAGTATCCCCGGACTCCTCGAAGTAAGTATCGGCCACGCGCTCATCAGCGACGCCCTTTACCTTGGCCTGGAAAATACCATTCAGCAGTATTTAAGACAGCTTAAGCCCTAG
- the gcvP gene encoding aminomethyl-transferring glycine dehydrogenase: MNLNIHYQEDFKDRHIAPNQKDTEDMLATIGVGSVDELIDQTIPAKIRLKQPLNLPAAKSETAYLNSLKQTASLNKVFKSYIGQGYYDTLTPGVILRNVMENPGWYTQYTPYQAEIAQGRLQALLNFQTMVIDLTGMEIANASLLDEGTAAAEAMFMQYSLRKNQQATKFFVSELLFPQTIDILKTRANPYGIELVIGDHLTFEPTDAFFGAAIQYPAGNGEVYDYTDFAQKAHAQNVKVTVIADLLSLTLLTPPGEWGADVVVGTTQRFGVPMGFGGPHAAYFATKEEYKRSIPGRIIGVTIDSNNNYALRMALQTREQHIRRDKATSNICTAQALLAIMAGFYAVYHGPKGLRAIAERTHGLAITLSRSLEKIGYKQLNKAYFDTVQLDLGELVDSIHRECLDNEINLHYNGSTVTIALDETTTPEDVKLLVKLFAKVKAIAGDAVELADQQLETVIPASLLRTSEYLTHPVFNSHHSEHEMLRYIKSLESKDLSLCHSMIALGSCTMKLNATTEMIPVTWPEFGRIHPFAPADQVAGYYTVFNELDRWLSEITGFAAMSLQPNAGAQGEYAGLMVIRAYHQDRGDGHRNIALIPSSAHGTNPASAAMAGMKIVVVKSLENGNIDVEDLKAKAEQHKENLSCLMVTYPSTHGVFEESIIDICNIVHENGGQVYMDGANMNAQVGLTSPANIGADVCHLNLHKTFCIPHGGGGPGMGPIGVAKHLVPYLPGHAVVNIDQGKSIHAVSSAPWGSASILIISHAYIAMMGAEGLTNATRYAILNANYMKARLEQHYPVLYSGANGRCAHEMILDCRSFKNLGIEVVDIAKRLMDYGFHAPTVSFPVAGTLMVEPTESEPKHELDRFCDALIAIKGEIDLIASGESDKADNPLKNAPHTATVVTGNAWEHAYSRQTAAFPLPYVAAYKFWPSVGRVNDSYGDRSLVCACPPIESYEETYA, from the coding sequence ATGAACTTAAACATTCATTACCAAGAAGACTTTAAAGACCGTCACATCGCGCCAAATCAGAAGGACACAGAAGATATGCTCGCGACAATCGGCGTTGGCTCTGTAGACGAATTGATTGACCAGACCATCCCCGCCAAGATCAGGTTGAAACAACCATTAAACCTGCCCGCGGCAAAGTCTGAAACTGCCTATTTAAACAGCCTGAAGCAAACGGCCTCGTTAAACAAGGTGTTCAAATCTTATATCGGACAGGGCTATTACGATACGCTTACACCGGGCGTGATCTTGCGTAATGTTATGGAAAACCCGGGATGGTATACACAATATACCCCTTACCAGGCTGAAATCGCGCAAGGGCGTCTGCAGGCCTTGTTAAACTTCCAGACCATGGTTATCGACCTTACAGGAATGGAAATCGCGAACGCCTCCCTGCTTGATGAAGGCACCGCAGCGGCCGAAGCCATGTTTATGCAATACAGTCTGCGTAAAAATCAGCAGGCAACGAAGTTCTTTGTATCAGAACTCCTGTTTCCCCAGACCATCGATATTTTAAAAACAAGAGCCAACCCTTACGGCATCGAGCTGGTTATTGGCGACCACCTTACTTTTGAGCCAACCGACGCATTCTTTGGTGCTGCTATTCAGTACCCTGCCGGCAACGGGGAAGTATATGATTATACAGACTTTGCTCAGAAAGCTCACGCTCAAAACGTTAAAGTTACGGTAATCGCCGATCTGCTTAGCCTCACCCTGCTTACCCCTCCCGGAGAATGGGGGGCTGACGTTGTTGTAGGCACTACACAGCGCTTCGGCGTACCAATGGGTTTTGGCGGACCGCACGCTGCTTATTTTGCCACTAAAGAAGAATACAAACGCTCTATCCCAGGCCGGATCATCGGTGTTACCATAGACAGCAACAATAATTATGCATTACGCATGGCACTGCAGACCCGTGAGCAGCACATCCGTCGCGATAAGGCTACCTCTAATATCTGTACTGCACAAGCCCTGCTTGCCATCATGGCTGGCTTTTATGCTGTGTATCACGGACCAAAAGGCTTGCGCGCTATTGCTGAACGCACACACGGATTGGCCATTACGCTATCCCGTTCACTCGAAAAGATTGGGTATAAGCAACTCAACAAAGCTTATTTCGACACCGTACAGCTCGACTTGGGCGAGCTCGTCGACTCTATTCATCGTGAGTGCCTCGACAACGAGATCAATTTACACTACAATGGTAGTACCGTCACCATCGCGCTCGACGAGACCACCACTCCTGAAGATGTAAAACTGCTCGTTAAGCTCTTTGCCAAAGTGAAAGCCATTGCAGGGGATGCAGTGGAGCTGGCCGACCAGCAGCTTGAAACAGTAATACCTGCCTCGTTGCTGCGTACTTCCGAATATCTTACCCATCCCGTATTCAACTCGCACCATTCGGAACATGAGATGCTGCGTTACATAAAATCACTGGAAAGCAAAGATCTTTCGCTTTGCCATTCCATGATCGCACTGGGTTCATGTACCATGAAGCTGAATGCTACAACTGAAATGATCCCTGTTACCTGGCCGGAATTCGGCAGGATACATCCTTTTGCCCCGGCAGATCAGGTTGCGGGCTACTATACGGTATTTAACGAGCTCGACAGATGGCTAAGCGAGATCACCGGTTTTGCGGCCATGAGCTTACAACCAAATGCAGGAGCACAAGGAGAGTATGCCGGACTGATGGTGATCAGGGCATATCATCAGGATCGCGGGGATGGACACCGCAACATTGCCTTGATCCCTTCTTCTGCTCACGGAACCAACCCGGCTTCTGCGGCAATGGCCGGCATGAAGATCGTGGTGGTGAAGTCGCTCGAGAACGGCAACATCGACGTAGAAGACCTCAAGGCAAAAGCAGAGCAGCATAAAGAAAACCTGTCCTGTCTGATGGTTACCTACCCTTCTACACACGGTGTGTTTGAAGAAAGCATAATCGACATCTGTAACATCGTTCATGAGAACGGTGGGCAGGTGTATATGGATGGTGCAAACATGAACGCACAGGTCGGGCTTACAAGTCCGGCCAATATCGGCGCCGATGTTTGTCACCTTAACCTGCACAAAACCTTCTGTATACCACACGGCGGCGGAGGTCCGGGCATGGGCCCCATTGGTGTCGCTAAACACCTGGTACCATACCTGCCAGGACACGCCGTAGTAAATATCGACCAGGGCAAGTCCATCCATGCCGTATCATCTGCGCCATGGGGCTCAGCGTCTATCCTGATTATTTCACATGCTTACATCGCTATGATGGGCGCTGAAGGACTAACCAATGCTACCCGCTATGCGATTCTGAACGCGAACTATATGAAAGCCCGTTTGGAGCAGCATTATCCTGTTCTTTACAGCGGTGCCAACGGAAGATGCGCACACGAAATGATCCTCGACTGCCGCAGCTTTAAAAACCTGGGCATCGAAGTGGTAGATATCGCCAAACGCCTAATGGACTATGGTTTCCATGCACCTACCGTTTCCTTCCCTGTAGCCGGCACACTAATGGTTGAGCCAACAGAAAGTGAACCTAAGCATGAGCTCGACCGCTTTTGCGACGCGTTAATCGCTATAAAAGGGGAAATCGACCTGATCGCGTCAGGCGAATCTGACAAGGCGGACAACCCTTTGAAAAACGCACCGCACACTGCTACCGTAGTTACGGGCAACGCATGGGAGCATGCTTACAGCAGACAAACAGCAGCATTTCCGCTGCCTTACGTCGCTGCCTACAAGTTCTGGCCATCAGTTGGTCGTGTAAACGATTCGTATGGCGACAGGTCATTGGTTTGCGCTTGTCCGCCAATTGAAAGTTATGAAGAAACTTATGCTTAA
- a CDS encoding YceI family protein: MKLKTTSLALLVVAFISTAFVKPVAKPVSYTVDTEKSSITWVGKKLTGGHNGTIALQSGSLLFDGKKLSGGNFVIDMTTIKDADKSERLEGHLKADDFFGVDKFATSTFAIKKLAQSGNKVNITGNLTIKGVTQSITFPATIAWNTDGTVTAVAEKIVVDRTKFGIKYRSKGMFPDVGDKMIYDEFELAVKLVAKK; the protein is encoded by the coding sequence ATGAAACTAAAAACCACATCCTTGGCGCTTCTAGTCGTTGCGTTCATTTCCACCGCTTTTGTAAAACCGGTTGCTAAGCCAGTATCGTATACAGTAGATACAGAAAAATCTTCTATCACATGGGTAGGAAAGAAGCTAACCGGCGGTCATAATGGCACTATTGCCCTTCAATCAGGCAGCCTGCTGTTCGACGGGAAGAAGCTTTCAGGCGGAAACTTTGTGATTGATATGACAACCATCAAAGATGCGGATAAGAGTGAGCGGCTCGAAGGCCACTTAAAGGCTGATGACTTTTTCGGCGTCGACAAATTCGCCACCTCTACCTTTGCTATCAAGAAGCTGGCCCAGTCGGGCAACAAGGTGAATATCACCGGCAACCTGACCATCAAGGGTGTTACCCAGTCCATCACCTTTCCTGCAACAATCGCCTGGAATACCGATGGAACCGTTACTGCCGTAGCAGAGAAGATTGTGGTCGACCGCACCAAGTTTGGCATCAAATATCGTTCTAAAGGTATGTTCCCTGATGTGGGCGATAAAATGATCTATGACGAGTTTGAGCTTGCCGTCAAACTGGTAGCCAAAAAGTAA
- a CDS encoding response regulator produces MTENKIHLLAIDDDDINIFIIKKILEKTGFEVSFSSSSNGQEAFDYLSGLISSGSTFPQLILVDINMPVLNGWDFLSAYEKLDAPKNVHIYMLSSSVYENDIEKAKSFRTVKGFISKPLSIDRLSELLRLIDF; encoded by the coding sequence ATGACAGAAAACAAGATTCATCTTCTCGCCATTGATGATGACGATATTAACATATTCATTATAAAAAAGATACTCGAGAAAACCGGCTTTGAAGTAAGCTTTTCCTCGAGCAGCAACGGGCAGGAGGCATTTGATTATCTTTCAGGCCTGATATCGTCGGGCAGTACCTTCCCGCAACTTATCCTGGTCGATATTAACATGCCTGTACTCAATGGCTGGGATTTTTTGTCGGCCTACGAAAAGCTGGATGCCCCTAAAAATGTCCACATCTATATGCTATCCTCCTCTGTATACGAGAATGACATTGAAAAGGCGAAGTCATTCAGAACAGTAAAAGGCTTTATCTCCAAACCGCTTTCTATAGACCGCCTCTCCGAACTGCTGCGTCTTATAGATTTTTAG